From Thermodesulforhabdaceae bacterium:
AAAAGAAGAGATGTACCTCTCCCCAGAGGAGCCGACAAACTTAAACCTAAAGCAATTATCGCTGTAGATCTTTTTGGATGTCCTGCGCCGTATAAAGAAATTTCCAGAATCGCTCACCAGTATGGACTATTTTTGATAGAAGATGCGGCTCAGGCTTTTGGAAGTCGCTATGGGAAAAAAATGGCGGGCAGTCTTGGAAATGTAGGATGTGTATCCTTCTTTCCGGCGAAATCTTTAGGAGCTTACGGCGACGGCGGCGCCATATTTACCGATTCGGAAGAACTGGCTGAAAGATTAAGGCTCATAAGAAATCACGGCACCGATAGCGTTCCTTATCAGCACAGGATCATTGGATTAAACGGCAGACTTGACAGCATCCAGGCTGCTGTGCTTCTTGCAAAACTTAAAATATTCGGTGCCGAAAAGAGACAGCGGCAACACATTGCAGATCTTTACACGGAAAAGCTTTCTGGAATACCAGGCATTATTACTCCAACTACTCCCGAAAGTGTAGAAAGTGTCTGGTCTCAGTATAGCATCCTGACCCCTTCAAGAATTTTTCGGGACACTCTTCGAAAAGAACTTGCTGAAAATCGCATCCCCACGGCGATATATTATCCTTTGCCTCTTCATCTGCAACCAGCTTTTGAAGATCTCGGCTATAAATCTGGAGATTTTCCAGTAGCGGAATCCTGCGCAGAAAGAATTTTATCTCTTCCGATACATCCATATGTTAAGAAAGAAGTCATAGAAAAAGTTGTTGAAATAGCAGCCCGTGTAAACCGAAACAGGAAAGGCTGTGATCATGAAGCGGTCGGTAGCTATTGTTTATCATGAAAGCTTCAGCAGGCGAAGTTACCTGACTCGAGGCACACGGCTTCAGGACTTTCCTCAAATCTTAAGCGACATTCTGAAAGATGATCGCTTTCATCTCCTTTACGCCCAGCCCATAAGTGAGGAATGGATCCTTCAGGTTCATACCTATGATCATCTTGCGGAAGTAATGCGAGATCCTCTCTGCAGCACTGCATGGCATTCTGTTGGGAGCGTGGTTCTTGGCGCAGAAACTATCCTCAAGGGAGAACATCTTCGATCCTTTGCCTTAATTGGCGCCGGCGGACATCATGCAGGCAGAAACTATTTCTGGGGCTACTGCTGTTTTAACGACGTGGTAATAGCCATTAAGATCATGCGAAGCCTTTATGGAGTCAGACGCATAGCCATAGTAGATACTGATGCCCATCATGGGGATGGCACAAGAGAACTTATTGGTAACGATCCGGAAGTGCTCCACTGCTGCATCTGCCAGCAAAATTACGAATCTCCCGACGGGACAAAGGTTGATGTGTCAGCTTACGATCATCTTGCAAAGGCTAGAACC
This genomic window contains:
- a CDS encoding DegT/DnrJ/EryC1/StrS family aminotransferase, which gives rise to MITDLLIAPDIAVDSCIGETDDAISRTFSKAQTEGVKTWLYVGSVDRIHSELAEKLMNLKLLSKEEASVNASRLLKDFSSRHSWLAALTEDGEAVTDPFPLRSQLSKAVNRLGQGAYILTRSEDFLKDPSIKSISPEDYLVTLSSAPPEIPFVDLYRQQDLIRGEIERRIFTVLRHCRYVGGPEIAELEERLKDEVGVQHAITCSSGTDALFMSLLALGIGPGDAVFTVPFTFAATAEVIRLAGATPVFVDIDPVCFVMDPESLRKAIEAVEGKRRDVPLPRGADKLKPKAIIAVDLFGCPAPYKEISRIAHQYGLFLIEDAAQAFGSRYGKKMAGSLGNVGCVSFFPAKSLGAYGDGGAIFTDSEELAERLRLIRNHGTDSVPYQHRIIGLNGRLDSIQAAVLLAKLKIFGAEKRQRQHIADLYTEKLSGIPGIITPTTPESVESVWSQYSILTPSRIFRDTLRKELAENRIPTAIYYPLPLHLQPAFEDLGYKSGDFPVAESCAERILSLPIHPYVKKEVIEKVVEIAARVNRNRKGCDHEAVGSYCLS